From Streptomyces showdoensis, a single genomic window includes:
- a CDS encoding amidohydrolase family protein, producing the protein MSAPSVDDLVAIDVHTHCEVSSKGHASLSEELHTASAAYFKVAGERKPTLEETAAYYRERRMAAVVFTVDAEHATGTEPIPNEEIAEAAAAHADVLIPFASVDPFRGRAGVRRARRLVEEYGVRGFKFHPSIQGFFPDDRMAYGLYEVMEETGTIALFHTGQTGIGAGVPGGGGIRLKYSNPLHVDDVAADFPHLKIILAHPSFPWQDEALAVATHKPGVHIDLSGWSPKYFPPQLVRYANTLLQDKVLFGSDFPVLSPDRWLADFAELPVKDAVRPKILKENAARLLGLTGSDSPS; encoded by the coding sequence ATGTCCGCGCCGTCCGTGGACGACCTGGTCGCGATCGACGTCCACACCCACTGCGAGGTCTCATCGAAGGGCCACGCCTCGCTCTCCGAGGAGCTGCACACGGCCTCCGCCGCGTACTTCAAGGTCGCGGGCGAGCGGAAGCCGACCCTGGAGGAGACCGCCGCGTACTACCGCGAGCGGCGGATGGCCGCGGTGGTCTTCACCGTGGACGCCGAGCACGCCACCGGCACCGAGCCGATCCCGAACGAGGAGATCGCCGAGGCGGCGGCCGCCCACGCCGACGTCCTCATCCCCTTCGCCTCCGTCGACCCCTTCCGCGGCCGGGCCGGAGTGCGGCGGGCCCGCCGGCTGGTCGAGGAGTACGGGGTCCGGGGCTTCAAGTTCCACCCGAGCATCCAGGGCTTCTTCCCCGACGACCGGATGGCCTACGGCCTCTACGAGGTCATGGAGGAGACCGGCACGATCGCCCTCTTCCACACCGGGCAGACCGGCATCGGTGCCGGGGTCCCCGGGGGCGGCGGCATCCGGCTCAAGTACTCCAACCCGCTGCACGTCGACGACGTCGCCGCCGACTTCCCGCACCTGAAGATCATCCTGGCGCATCCGTCCTTCCCCTGGCAGGACGAGGCGCTCGCCGTCGCGACCCACAAGCCGGGGGTGCACATCGACCTGTCCGGCTGGTCGCCGAAGTACTTCCCGCCGCAGCTGGTCCGGTACGCGAACACCCTGCTCCAGGACAAGGTCCTGTTCGGCTCCGACTTCCCCGTGCTCAGCCCCGACCGCTGGCTCGCCGACTTCGCGGAGCTGCCGGTCAAGGACGCGGTCCGCCCGAAGATCCTCAAGGAGAACGCCGCCCGGCTGCTCGGCCTCACCGGCTCCGACTCCCCTTCCTGA